The Sulfitobacter sp. S223 genome has a window encoding:
- the rpmB gene encoding 50S ribosomal protein L28: MSRRCELTGKGPMSGNNVSHAKNRTRRRFLPNLNDTTLQSESLGRGFKLRISAAALRSVDHRGGLDKFLAKAKDTELSDNALKIKKAIAKSSTTADALS, from the coding sequence ATGTCGCGCCGTTGCGAATTGACCGGAAAAGGCCCGATGTCGGGCAACAACGTATCCCACGCCAAGAACCGCACCCGTCGCCGGTTCCTGCCAAACCTGAACGACACCACGCTTCAGTCCGAATCGCTCGGTCGTGGTTTCAAACTGCGTATCTCCGCAGCTGCCCTGCGCAGCGTGGATCACCGCGGCGGTCTGGACAAGTTTCTGGCGAAAGCCAAGGACACTGAACTGTCCGACAACGCGTTGAAGATCAAAAAAGCGATCGCAAAGTCCAGCACAACAGCTGACGCACTTTCCTAA